The Glycine soja cultivar W05 chromosome 8, ASM419377v2, whole genome shotgun sequence genome has a window encoding:
- the LOC114424384 gene encoding CASP-like protein 1B1 — MASENGDKLELAFSVVPDPKPKKDWVNLSLRVVAFLATASATLVMAFNKQTKSMVVATIGTNPVTITLTAMLQHTPAFIFFVIVNAIASFYNMVVIGVEILGPQYDYKELRLGLIAILDVMTMALAATGDGAATFMAELGRNGNSHARWDKICDKFEAYCNRGGVALIASFVGLILLLVVTVMSITKMLKLNRI, encoded by the exons ATGGCCTCAGAAAATGGAGACAAACTAGAACTTGCTTTCAGTGTTGTTCCTGATCCCAAGCCCAAGAAGGATTGGGTTAATTTGTCCCTTAGGGTGGTCGCATTTTTGGCCACAGCATCTGCTACGCTTGTTATGGCATTCAACAAACAAACCAAAAGCATGGTAGTTGCCACCATTGGCACTAACCCAGTAACAATCACTCTTACTGCAATGCTTCAGCACACTCCAGCTTTTAT ATTCTTCGTGATAGTCAATGCAATTGCCAGTTTCTATAACATGGTGGTGATAGGAGTGGAGATATTAGGACCACAATATGATTACAAAGAACTTCGTCTTGGACTGATTGCAATATTAGACGTG ATGACGATGGCTCTAGCAGCAACTGGAGATGGTGCAGCAACATTCATGGCAGAATTAGGAAGGAATGGTAATTCACATGCAAGGTGGGATAAGATATGTGACAAATTCGAAGCATACTGCAACCGAGGTGGTGTTGCCCTCATTGCCTCTTTCGTTGGCCTCATTCTCCTCCTCGTTGTTACAGTGATGTCTATCACCAAGATGCTCAAGCTAAATCGCATTTAG